The following are encoded together in the Tursiops truncatus isolate mTurTru1 chromosome 10, mTurTru1.mat.Y, whole genome shotgun sequence genome:
- the NKTR gene encoding NK-tumor recognition protein isoform X1: MGAQDRPQCHFDIEINREPVGRIMFQLFSDICPKTCKNFLCLCSGEKGLGKTTGKKLCYKGSTFHRVVKNFMIQGGDFSEGNGKGGESIYGGYFKDENFILKHDRAFLLSMANRGKHTNGSQFFITTKPAPHLDGVHVVFGLVISGFEVIEQIENLKTDAASRPYADVRVIDCGVLATKSTKDVFEKKRKKPTHSEVSDSSSNSSSSSESSSESEIEHERSRRRKHKRRPKVKHSKKRRKEASSSEEPRNKHIISPKGHSERSDTNEKRCIDSNAKREKPVVRPEEIPPVPENRFLLRRDMPLVTVEPEPKIPDITPTVNDQKPSVSKSGRKIKGRGTIRYHTPPRSRSCSESDDDDSSETPPHWKEEMQRLRAYRPPSGEKWSKGDKLSDPCSSRWDERSLSQRSRSWSYNGYYSDLSTARHSDGHHKKRRKEKKVKHKKKAKKQKHCRRHKQTKKRRIIVPSDIESLKSSTRRVKSSCDRERRSRSSSLSSHHSSKRDWSKSDKDDHSSSTHSSRDSYRSKSHSQSYSRGSSRSRTPSKSSSHSRSRSKSRSSSKSGHQRTASKSPRGTASQLSENKPVKTEPLRATVTQNENVLVQPVVAENIPVIPLSDSPPPSRWKPGQKPWKPSYERIQEMKAKTTHLLPIQSTYGLANVKETGSSSSYHKREKNSESDRSAYSKYSDRSSESSPRSRSRSSRSRSYSRSYTRSRSLASSHSRSRSPSSRSHSRNKYSDHSRCSRSFSYSSVSSDDGRRAKRKFRSNGKKNNTSNKRHSSSSEKTLRNKYVRGRDKSSCHRKYSESRSSLDYSSDSEQSSVRVTQSAQEKEKQVQMDMNNKQEKNRGEEKSKPERECPHSKKRTLKESPSDHFRSGSKPKRKNYAGSKWDSESNSEQDVTKNSKNNSRPSSDKEEGEATSDSESELGEIHIKAKPATKSSAGTLLPDGNSAWKSSKQRPSASDSEGFYSNSENSRGKPHKHKHSSKEHLKREHTKKAKEKLKGKKEKKHKAPKRKQAFHWQPPLEFGEEEEEEIDEKQVTQEAKEKKQLSENREAVKENIPQTEKPCEDGSLSGKHNPITVSSDTDQPTKDDSKLSVSPAALNAEENVVSSPPNIQHIEESVPSGVEDLLQTDDNMEICTPDRSSPAKAEGASPLGNSRLDTPDISIVLKQDMPAEHPEAELGKQESSMSESKMVGEVGKQDSSSASLATAVESTVKREVAEKSQTSLMDNKWKPLQGVGNLAAPSATTSSAVEVKALTTVPEMKPQGLRIEIKSKNKVRPGSLFDEVRKTARLNRRPRNQESSSDEQTPSRDGDSQSRSPSRSRSKSETKSRHRTRSVSYSHSRSRSRSSTSSYRSRSYSRSRSRGWYSRGRTRSRSSSYRSYKSHRTSSRSRSRSSSYDPHSRSRKETITFFCLIRRSYTYDSYYSRSRSRSRSQRSDSYHRGRSYNRRSRSCRSYGSDSESDRSYSHHRSPSESSRYS; the protein is encoded by the exons TACCACAAAACCTGCTCCACACCTGGATGG GGTGCATGTTGTCTTTGGACTAGTTATTTCCGGTTTTGAAGTAATCGAACAAATTGAAAATCTGAAAACTGATGCTGCAAGTAGACCTTATGCCGATGTGCGAGTTATTGACTGTGGGGTGCTTGCCACGAAGTCAACAAAAGACG tttttgagaaaaaaaggaagaaaccaacTCATTCAGAAGTCTCGGATTCCTCTTCcaattcctcttcctcttcagAATCATCCTCAGAAAGTGAAATTGAACATGAGAGAAGCAGAAGAAGGAAACATAAGAGGAGGCCAAAAGTTAAACATTCTAAAAAGAGACGAAAGGAAGCAAGCAGTTCAGAAGAGCCAAGGAATAAACATATAATAAGCCCAAAAGG TCACTCTGAGAGGAGTGATACCAATGAAAAAAGGTGTATCGATTCAAATGCTAAAAGGGAAAAGCCTGTGGTGCGCCCAGAAGAGATTCCTCCGGTGCCCGAGAACCGATTTTTACTAAGAAGAGATATGCCTCTTGTCACAGTGGAGCCTGAACC GAAGATTCCTGATATTACACCCACCGTAAATGATCAGAAACCATCTGTATCAAAGTCTGGACGGAAGATTAAAGGAAGGGGCACAATT cgCTATCACACACCTCCAAGATCAAGATCCTGTTCCGAATCAGATGATGATGATAGCAGTGAAACTCCTCCTCACtggaaagaagaaatgcagagaTTAAGAGCATATAGACCACCTAGTGGAGAAAAGTGGAGTAAAGGAGATAA GTTAAGTGACCCCTGTTCAAGCCGATGGGATGAAAGAAGCTTGTCCCAGAGATCCCGATCGTGGTCCTATAATGGATATTATTCAGATCTAAGCACAGCAAGACACTCTGATGGTCACCATAAAAAacgcagaaaagagaaaaaggttaagcataaaaagaaagctaaaaagCAGAAACATTGCAGAAGGCACAAACAGACTAAGAAGAGAAGGATTATTGTACCATCTGACATAGAATCCTTAAAATCTTCCACCCGAAGAGTGAAATCCTCATGTGATAGAGAAAGGAGATCTCGTTCTTCCTCGTTGTCATCTCATCACTCATCCAAGAGGGACTGGTCTAAATCTGATAAGGATGACCACAGCTCTTCAACCCATTCCAGCAGAGACTCATACAGATCAAAATCTCACTCACAGTCTTATTCTAGAGGAAGCTCAAGATCAAGGACTCCGTCAAAATCCTCATCACATTCTCGAAGTAGATCAAAGTCCAGATCTAGTTCTAAGTCAGGGCACCAAAGAACAGCATCAAAATCACCAAGAGGAACAGCCTCTCAGTTAAGTGAAAATAAACCTGTTAAAACAGAACCTTTAAGAGCAACAGTgacacaaaatgaaaatgttttagtaCAACCAGTGGTGGCGGAAAATATTCCTGTAATACCACTGAGTGACAGCCCCCCTCCTTCAAGGTGGAAGCCTGGACAGAAGCCCTGGAAGCCCTCTTATGAACGAATCCAGGAAATGAAAGCTAAAACAACCCATTTGCTGCCCATCCAAAGCACTTATGGTTTAGCAAATGTTAAAGAGACTGGTAGTTCATCATCCtaccataaaagagaaaaaaattcagaaagtgaTCGGAGCGCTTATTCAAAATACAGTGATAGAAGTTCAGAAAGTTCACCGAGGTCAAGGAGTAGATCTTCTCGGAGTAGATCTTATTCCAGGTCATACACAAGATCTCGAAGTTTAGCTAGTTCACATTCAAGGTCTAGGTCTCCCTCATCTAGATCTCATTCACGAAATAAATACAGTGACCACTCACGGTGTAGTAGATCATTTTCATACTCTTCTGTTAGCAGTGATGATGGAAGACGAGCCAAGAGAAAATTTAGatccaatgggaaaaaaaataacacctCCAATAAAAGGCACAGCAGCAGCTCTGAAAAGACACTTCGTAATAAATATGTCAGAGGCAGAGACAAGTCTTCATGTCATAGAAAGTACAGTGAAAGCAGGTCATCTTTAGATTATTCTTCAGACAGTGAACAGTCAAGTGTTCGGGTTACACAGTCAGCccaggaaaaagagaagcaagtCCAAATGGACATGAATaataaacaggagaaaaacagaggtgAAGAGAAATCTAAGCCTGAACGGGAATGCCCTCattcaaaaaaaagaactttgaaagaAAGTCCTTCTGATCACTTTAGAAGTGGCAGTAAGCCCAAAAGGAAGAATTATGCTGGGAGTAAATGGGACTCTGAGTCAAATTCTGAACAAGATGTAactaaaaacagtaaaaataattcCCGGCCATCTTCTGATAAGGAGGAAGGTGAAGCCACTTCAGATTCTGAGTCAGAGTTGGGTGAAATTCACATCAAAGCCAAACCAGCAACTAAGTCTTCAGCAGGTACTTTACTGCCTGATGGTAATAGTGCCTGGAAATCAAGCAAACAGCGGCCATCAGCCTCTGATTCTGAGGGGTTCTATTCCAATTCAGAAAACAGTAGAGGAAAACCCCACAAGCATAAACACAGCTCTAAGGAGCATCTTAAAAGGGAACAtaccaaaaaagcaaaagagaaattgaaagggaaaaaagagaaaaaacacaagGCTCCAAAACGAAAACAAGCGTTTCACTGGCAGCCTCCACTAGAATTtggtgaagaggaggaggaggagattgACGAAAAGCAAGTTACTcaggaagcaaaagagaaaaaacaactttCTGAAAACAGGGAAGCCgtaaaagaaaatattccccAAACTGAGAAGCCCTGTGAAGATGGCAGTCTTTCAGGTAAACATAATCCAATAACGGTTTCATCAGATACTGATCAGCCTACTAAAGATGATAGTAAACTCAGTGTGTCTCCCGCAGCTTTAAACGCTGAGGAAAACGTGGTCAGTTCTCCCCCGAACATTCAGCATATTGAAGAGAGCGTCCCAAGCGGAGTGGAGGATCTGCTTCAAACAGATGACAACATGGAGATTTGCACTCCTGATAGGAGTTCCCCAGCAAAGGCCGAGGGGGCTTCCCCTCTAGGAAATTCGAGGCTTGACACCCCGGATATAAGCATTGTTCTAAAGCAGGATATGCCAGCAGAGCATCCTGAGGCAGAGTTGGGAAAACAGGAAAGCAGCATGTCAGAAAGCAAAATGGTGGGTGAGGTGGGAAAGCAGGACAGCAGCTCCGCCAGCTTGGCCACTGCTGTAGAAAGCACTGTGAAGAGAGAGGTGGCTGAGAAAAGCCAGACCAGCCTCATGGATAATAAATGGAAGCCCCTGCAAGGTGTGGGGAACCTGGCAGCACCGTCTGCTACTACATCAAGTGCTGTGGAAGTTAAGGCACTGACTACTGTGCCTGAAATGAAACCACAAGGCTTGAGaatagaaattaaaagcaaaaataaagttcGGCCTGGGTCTCTCTTTGATGAAGTAAGAAAGACAGCACGCTTAAACCGGAGGCCAAGAAATCAGGAGAGTTCGAGTGATGAGCAGACGCCTAGTCGGGATGGTGATAGCCAGTCCAGGAGTCCAAGCAGATCTCGAAGTAAATCTGAGACCAAGTCAAGGCACAGAACAAGGTCTGTCTCCTACAGTCACTCAAGGAGTCGATCGAGAAGTTCCACATCATCTTATCG ATCAAGAAGCTACTCCAGAAGTCGGAGCAGAGGGTGGTACAGCAGAGGCCGCACAAGAAGCCGGAGCAGTTCCTACCGCAGTTACAAAAGCCATAG GACGTCCAGCAGGAGCAGATCCAGGAGCAGCTCGTACGATCCCCACAGTCGGTCCAG AAAAGAAACTAtaacatttttctgtttaataCG CAGGTCCTACACCTACGATAGCTACTATAGCAGGAGTCGGAGTCGAAGTAGAAGCCAGAGGAGCGACAGTTATCACCGAGGCAGAAGCTACAATAGGCGGTCCAG GAGTTGTAGATCTTATGGCTCTGACAGTGAAAGTGACCGAAGTTACTCTCATCATCGGAGTCCCAGTGAAAGCAGCAGATATAGTTGA
- the NKTR gene encoding NK-tumor recognition protein isoform X6: MGAQDRPQCHFDIEINREPGNGKGGESIYGGYFKDENFILKHDRAFLLSMANRGKHTNGSQFFITTKPAPHLDGVHVVFGLVISGFEVIEQIENLKTDAASRPYADVRVIDCGVLATKSTKDVFEKKRKKPTHSEVSDSSSNSSSSSESSSESEIEHERSRRRKHKRRPKVKHSKKRRKEASSSEEPRNKHIISPKGHSERSDTNEKRCIDSNAKREKPVVRPEEIPPVPENRFLLRRDMPLVTVEPEPKIPDITPTVNDQKPSVSKSGRKIKGRGTIRYHTPPRSRSCSESDDDDSSETPPHWKEEMQRLRAYRPPSGEKWSKGDKLSDPCSSRWDERSLSQRSRSWSYNGYYSDLSTARHSDGHHKKRRKEKKVKHKKKAKKQKHCRRHKQTKKRRIIVPSDIESLKSSTRRVKSSCDRERRSRSSSLSSHHSSKRDWSKSDKDDHSSSTHSSRDSYRSKSHSQSYSRGSSRSRTPSKSSSHSRSRSKSRSSSKSGHQRTASKSPRGTASQLSENKPVKTEPLRATVTQNENVLVQPVVAENIPVIPLSDSPPPSRWKPGQKPWKPSYERIQEMKAKTTHLLPIQSTYGLANVKETGSSSSYHKREKNSESDRSAYSKYSDRSSESSPRSRSRSSRSRSYSRSYTRSRSLASSHSRSRSPSSRSHSRNKYSDHSRCSRSFSYSSVSSDDGRRAKRKFRSNGKKNNTSNKRHSSSSEKTLRNKYVRGRDKSSCHRKYSESRSSLDYSSDSEQSSVRVTQSAQEKEKQVQMDMNNKQEKNRGEEKSKPERECPHSKKRTLKESPSDHFRSGSKPKRKNYAGSKWDSESNSEQDVTKNSKNNSRPSSDKEEGEATSDSESELGEIHIKAKPATKSSAGTLLPDGNSAWKSSKQRPSASDSEGFYSNSENSRGKPHKHKHSSKEHLKREHTKKAKEKLKGKKEKKHKAPKRKQAFHWQPPLEFGEEEEEEIDEKQVTQEAKEKKQLSENREAVKENIPQTEKPCEDGSLSGKHNPITVSSDTDQPTKDDSKLSVSPAALNAEENVVSSPPNIQHIEESVPSGVEDLLQTDDNMEICTPDRSSPAKAEGASPLGNSRLDTPDISIVLKQDMPAEHPEAELGKQESSMSESKMVGEVGKQDSSSASLATAVESTVKREVAEKSQTSLMDNKWKPLQGVGNLAAPSATTSSAVEVKALTTVPEMKPQGLRIEIKSKNKVRPGSLFDEVRKTARLNRRPRNQESSSDEQTPSRDGDSQSRSPSRSRSKSETKSRHRTRSVSYSHSRSRSRSSTSSYRSRSYSRSRSRGWYSRGRTRSRSSSYRSYKSHRTSSRSRSRSSSYDPHSRSRKETITFFCLIRRSYTYDSYYSRSRSRSRSQRSDSYHRGRSYNRRSRSCRSYGSDSESDRSYSHHRSPSESSRYS, encoded by the exons TACCACAAAACCTGCTCCACACCTGGATGG GGTGCATGTTGTCTTTGGACTAGTTATTTCCGGTTTTGAAGTAATCGAACAAATTGAAAATCTGAAAACTGATGCTGCAAGTAGACCTTATGCCGATGTGCGAGTTATTGACTGTGGGGTGCTTGCCACGAAGTCAACAAAAGACG tttttgagaaaaaaaggaagaaaccaacTCATTCAGAAGTCTCGGATTCCTCTTCcaattcctcttcctcttcagAATCATCCTCAGAAAGTGAAATTGAACATGAGAGAAGCAGAAGAAGGAAACATAAGAGGAGGCCAAAAGTTAAACATTCTAAAAAGAGACGAAAGGAAGCAAGCAGTTCAGAAGAGCCAAGGAATAAACATATAATAAGCCCAAAAGG TCACTCTGAGAGGAGTGATACCAATGAAAAAAGGTGTATCGATTCAAATGCTAAAAGGGAAAAGCCTGTGGTGCGCCCAGAAGAGATTCCTCCGGTGCCCGAGAACCGATTTTTACTAAGAAGAGATATGCCTCTTGTCACAGTGGAGCCTGAACC GAAGATTCCTGATATTACACCCACCGTAAATGATCAGAAACCATCTGTATCAAAGTCTGGACGGAAGATTAAAGGAAGGGGCACAATT cgCTATCACACACCTCCAAGATCAAGATCCTGTTCCGAATCAGATGATGATGATAGCAGTGAAACTCCTCCTCACtggaaagaagaaatgcagagaTTAAGAGCATATAGACCACCTAGTGGAGAAAAGTGGAGTAAAGGAGATAA GTTAAGTGACCCCTGTTCAAGCCGATGGGATGAAAGAAGCTTGTCCCAGAGATCCCGATCGTGGTCCTATAATGGATATTATTCAGATCTAAGCACAGCAAGACACTCTGATGGTCACCATAAAAAacgcagaaaagagaaaaaggttaagcataaaaagaaagctaaaaagCAGAAACATTGCAGAAGGCACAAACAGACTAAGAAGAGAAGGATTATTGTACCATCTGACATAGAATCCTTAAAATCTTCCACCCGAAGAGTGAAATCCTCATGTGATAGAGAAAGGAGATCTCGTTCTTCCTCGTTGTCATCTCATCACTCATCCAAGAGGGACTGGTCTAAATCTGATAAGGATGACCACAGCTCTTCAACCCATTCCAGCAGAGACTCATACAGATCAAAATCTCACTCACAGTCTTATTCTAGAGGAAGCTCAAGATCAAGGACTCCGTCAAAATCCTCATCACATTCTCGAAGTAGATCAAAGTCCAGATCTAGTTCTAAGTCAGGGCACCAAAGAACAGCATCAAAATCACCAAGAGGAACAGCCTCTCAGTTAAGTGAAAATAAACCTGTTAAAACAGAACCTTTAAGAGCAACAGTgacacaaaatgaaaatgttttagtaCAACCAGTGGTGGCGGAAAATATTCCTGTAATACCACTGAGTGACAGCCCCCCTCCTTCAAGGTGGAAGCCTGGACAGAAGCCCTGGAAGCCCTCTTATGAACGAATCCAGGAAATGAAAGCTAAAACAACCCATTTGCTGCCCATCCAAAGCACTTATGGTTTAGCAAATGTTAAAGAGACTGGTAGTTCATCATCCtaccataaaagagaaaaaaattcagaaagtgaTCGGAGCGCTTATTCAAAATACAGTGATAGAAGTTCAGAAAGTTCACCGAGGTCAAGGAGTAGATCTTCTCGGAGTAGATCTTATTCCAGGTCATACACAAGATCTCGAAGTTTAGCTAGTTCACATTCAAGGTCTAGGTCTCCCTCATCTAGATCTCATTCACGAAATAAATACAGTGACCACTCACGGTGTAGTAGATCATTTTCATACTCTTCTGTTAGCAGTGATGATGGAAGACGAGCCAAGAGAAAATTTAGatccaatgggaaaaaaaataacacctCCAATAAAAGGCACAGCAGCAGCTCTGAAAAGACACTTCGTAATAAATATGTCAGAGGCAGAGACAAGTCTTCATGTCATAGAAAGTACAGTGAAAGCAGGTCATCTTTAGATTATTCTTCAGACAGTGAACAGTCAAGTGTTCGGGTTACACAGTCAGCccaggaaaaagagaagcaagtCCAAATGGACATGAATaataaacaggagaaaaacagaggtgAAGAGAAATCTAAGCCTGAACGGGAATGCCCTCattcaaaaaaaagaactttgaaagaAAGTCCTTCTGATCACTTTAGAAGTGGCAGTAAGCCCAAAAGGAAGAATTATGCTGGGAGTAAATGGGACTCTGAGTCAAATTCTGAACAAGATGTAactaaaaacagtaaaaataattcCCGGCCATCTTCTGATAAGGAGGAAGGTGAAGCCACTTCAGATTCTGAGTCAGAGTTGGGTGAAATTCACATCAAAGCCAAACCAGCAACTAAGTCTTCAGCAGGTACTTTACTGCCTGATGGTAATAGTGCCTGGAAATCAAGCAAACAGCGGCCATCAGCCTCTGATTCTGAGGGGTTCTATTCCAATTCAGAAAACAGTAGAGGAAAACCCCACAAGCATAAACACAGCTCTAAGGAGCATCTTAAAAGGGAACAtaccaaaaaagcaaaagagaaattgaaagggaaaaaagagaaaaaacacaagGCTCCAAAACGAAAACAAGCGTTTCACTGGCAGCCTCCACTAGAATTtggtgaagaggaggaggaggagattgACGAAAAGCAAGTTACTcaggaagcaaaagagaaaaaacaactttCTGAAAACAGGGAAGCCgtaaaagaaaatattccccAAACTGAGAAGCCCTGTGAAGATGGCAGTCTTTCAGGTAAACATAATCCAATAACGGTTTCATCAGATACTGATCAGCCTACTAAAGATGATAGTAAACTCAGTGTGTCTCCCGCAGCTTTAAACGCTGAGGAAAACGTGGTCAGTTCTCCCCCGAACATTCAGCATATTGAAGAGAGCGTCCCAAGCGGAGTGGAGGATCTGCTTCAAACAGATGACAACATGGAGATTTGCACTCCTGATAGGAGTTCCCCAGCAAAGGCCGAGGGGGCTTCCCCTCTAGGAAATTCGAGGCTTGACACCCCGGATATAAGCATTGTTCTAAAGCAGGATATGCCAGCAGAGCATCCTGAGGCAGAGTTGGGAAAACAGGAAAGCAGCATGTCAGAAAGCAAAATGGTGGGTGAGGTGGGAAAGCAGGACAGCAGCTCCGCCAGCTTGGCCACTGCTGTAGAAAGCACTGTGAAGAGAGAGGTGGCTGAGAAAAGCCAGACCAGCCTCATGGATAATAAATGGAAGCCCCTGCAAGGTGTGGGGAACCTGGCAGCACCGTCTGCTACTACATCAAGTGCTGTGGAAGTTAAGGCACTGACTACTGTGCCTGAAATGAAACCACAAGGCTTGAGaatagaaattaaaagcaaaaataaagttcGGCCTGGGTCTCTCTTTGATGAAGTAAGAAAGACAGCACGCTTAAACCGGAGGCCAAGAAATCAGGAGAGTTCGAGTGATGAGCAGACGCCTAGTCGGGATGGTGATAGCCAGTCCAGGAGTCCAAGCAGATCTCGAAGTAAATCTGAGACCAAGTCAAGGCACAGAACAAGGTCTGTCTCCTACAGTCACTCAAGGAGTCGATCGAGAAGTTCCACATCATCTTATCG ATCAAGAAGCTACTCCAGAAGTCGGAGCAGAGGGTGGTACAGCAGAGGCCGCACAAGAAGCCGGAGCAGTTCCTACCGCAGTTACAAAAGCCATAG GACGTCCAGCAGGAGCAGATCCAGGAGCAGCTCGTACGATCCCCACAGTCGGTCCAG AAAAGAAACTAtaacatttttctgtttaataCG CAGGTCCTACACCTACGATAGCTACTATAGCAGGAGTCGGAGTCGAAGTAGAAGCCAGAGGAGCGACAGTTATCACCGAGGCAGAAGCTACAATAGGCGGTCCAG GAGTTGTAGATCTTATGGCTCTGACAGTGAAAGTGACCGAAGTTACTCTCATCATCGGAGTCCCAGTGAAAGCAGCAGATATAGTTGA